The DNA sequence CTCGACCCGGACGTCGAGGGGACGTTCACGGTGCCCGAACGGGTGTCCGTCGCGTTCCAGCAGCCGCGGCTGCTGCCGTGGCGGCGGGTGTGGCGCAACATCACGCTCGGGCTGCGCGGCGTCGACGGCCGTGAGGTCGCGGAGCGGGCCTTGGCGGAGGTGCGGCTCGCCGATCACGCCGACGCGTGGCCGTTGACGTTGTCCGGCGGCGAGGCGCAGCGCGTGTCGTTGGCGCGGGCGCTGGTGCGCGAGCCGGAACTGCTGCTGCTGGACGAGCCGTTCGGCGCGCTGGACGCGTTGACCCGGCTGGCCATGCACCACCTGGTGGAGCAGCTGTGGCGGGAGCACCGGCCCGCCGTGCTGTTCGTGACCCACGACGTGGACGAGGCACTGCTGCTGGCCGACCGCGTCGTGGTGCTGGACGAAGGTCGGATCGTGGCCGAGCACCGCGTCGACCTGCCGCGACCGCGCCGCCGCGCGTCGTTCGCGGACCTGCGCTCGCACGTGCTGTCGAACCTGGGGGTGGACGATGTCGAAGCTGCTTAGCGCGGTCGCGGTCGCGGTGCTGGTGCTGGCGGGCTGCGGCACGGCCGGGTCGTCCGACGGCCCGGTGGTGCTCAAGGTGGGCGACCAGAAGGGCGGCTCGAAGGCGCTGCTGACGGCCGCCGGCCTGCTGGACGACTTCCCCTACCCGATCGAGTGGTCCACGTTCACGTCCGGACCGCCGTTGCTGGAGGCCGCGTCCGCGGGCGCGATCGACGTCGGCGGGGTCGGCAACACACCGCCGATCTTCGCCGCGGCGGCGAACGCCAAGATCGCCGCGGTGTACTCGGCGAAGGGCAACGTGGAGAGCGACGCCCTGCTCGTGCCCGCCGACTCGGCGTTGCGGGCGGTGCCGGACCTCGAGGGGCGCAGCATCGCGGTGGCCAAGGGCAGTTCCGCGCACGGCCAGGTGCTGCTGACCCTCGCCGCGGCCGGGCTGACGACCAGGGACGTGACGCTGAACTTCCTGCAGCCGTCGGACGCGTACTCGGCGTTCACGCAGAAGCGCGTGGACGCGTGGGCGGTCTGGGACCCCTACACGGCACAGGCGCAGCAGGAGGCGGGCGCGCGGGTGCTGACCGACGGGCGCGGCAAGTCCAACGGCTACACGTTCCAGGTGGCCGGGCGGGCGGCGCTGGACTCGCCGGGCAAGAGCGCCGCGGTCGGGGAGTTCGTGAAGCGGATCGGGCAGGCGCAGCGGTGGGCCGACACGCACCGCGAGGAGTGGGCGCGCGTGTGGGCGGCGGAGACCGGGTTGAAGCTCGAGGTGGCGCGCGCGGCCGTGGAGCGCGGCGGTGACCTGCCCGTGCCGCTGGACGACGCGGTGATCGCGTCCGAGCAGGAGTTGGCCGACGCGTTCACCGCGGACGGCGCGCTGCCCGGCAAGGTGGACTTCCGGAAGTTCGTGGACACCCGTTTCCAAGGGGAGCTGTCGTGACCGTCGTGCCGCACTGGTTCCTGCCCACCTCCGGCGACGGGCGGACCGTCGTGGAGCGCTTCCACGCCAACCGGTCGCTCGGCGCGGCCGCGTCGCGCGAGCCGGACATCGACTACCTGGCCCAGGTCGCGCGGGCGGCCGAGCACAACGGGTTCGCGGGCGTGCTGACGCCGACCGGCACGTGGTGCGAGGACGCGTGGCTGACCACGGCGGCGCTGCTGGCGCGCACGTCGACGCTGAAGTTCCTGGTGGCGTTCCGGCCGGGCGTGATCTCGCCGACGCTGGCCGCGCAGATGGCCGCGACCTACCAGCGGATCTCGCGCGGTCGGCTGCTGCTGAACGTGGTGACCGGCGGGGACGAGGTGGAGCAGCGCCGGTTCGGCGACTGGCTCGACCACGACCAGCGGTACGCGCGGACCGACGAGTTCCTGCACGTGGTGCGGGCGGTGTGGTCGGGGCGGCCGGTCGACTTCACCGGTGAGCACTACCGGGTGTCGGGTGCGACGCTGTCGGCCGCGCCGGACCCGGTGCCGCCGATCTACTTCGGCGGGTCGTCGGACGCGGCGCTGCCGGTCGCGGCGCGGCGGGCCGACGTGTACCTGACGTGGGGCGAACCGCCGGCGCAGGTGGCGGAGAAGATCGGCCGGGTGCGGGCGCTCGCGGGTGACCGGCCGATCCGGTTCGGCGTGCGGCTGCACACGATCAGCCGTGACACGTCGGCCGAGGCGTGGCGCGAGGCGGAGAAGCTCCTGGAGGCGCTGGACCCGGCGCAGGTGGCCAAGGCGCAGGAGCAGCTGCGGACGTCGCAGTCGGTGGGGCAGCAGCGGATGGTGGCGCTGCAC is a window from the Saccharothrix saharensis genome containing:
- a CDS encoding ABC transporter ATP-binding protein is translated as MAGAVRIRGLVKDFGPRRVLAGLDLDVADGEFVALLGRSGCGKSTLLRILAGLDPDVEGTFTVPERVSVAFQQPRLLPWRRVWRNITLGLRGVDGREVAERALAEVRLADHADAWPLTLSGGEAQRVSLARALVREPELLLLDEPFGALDALTRLAMHHLVEQLWREHRPAVLFVTHDVDEALLLADRVVVLDEGRIVAEHRVDLPRPRRRASFADLRSHVLSNLGVDDVEAA
- a CDS encoding ABC transporter substrate-binding protein, yielding MSKLLSAVAVAVLVLAGCGTAGSSDGPVVLKVGDQKGGSKALLTAAGLLDDFPYPIEWSTFTSGPPLLEAASAGAIDVGGVGNTPPIFAAAANAKIAAVYSAKGNVESDALLVPADSALRAVPDLEGRSIAVAKGSSAHGQVLLTLAAAGLTTRDVTLNFLQPSDAYSAFTQKRVDAWAVWDPYTAQAQQEAGARVLTDGRGKSNGYTFQVAGRAALDSPGKSAAVGEFVKRIGQAQRWADTHREEWARVWAAETGLKLEVARAAVERGGDLPVPLDDAVIASEQELADAFTADGALPGKVDFRKFVDTRFQGELS
- a CDS encoding LLM class flavin-dependent oxidoreductase; protein product: MTVVPHWFLPTSGDGRTVVERFHANRSLGAAASREPDIDYLAQVARAAEHNGFAGVLTPTGTWCEDAWLTTAALLARTSTLKFLVAFRPGVISPTLAAQMAATYQRISRGRLLLNVVTGGDEVEQRRFGDWLDHDQRYARTDEFLHVVRAVWSGRPVDFTGEHYRVSGATLSAAPDPVPPIYFGGSSDAALPVAARRADVYLTWGEPPAQVAEKIGRVRALAGDRPIRFGVRLHTISRDTSAEAWREAEKLLEALDPAQVAKAQEQLRTSQSVGQQRMVALHGGDLSRGVRGLEVHPGLWAGIGLVRGGAGTALVGSHEEVADLIGEYHALGVEEFVLSGHPHLEEAYWFGEGVLPILARRGLLAGSPALDGPELSDPVGRIAARVPLGGDPREAVHGGS